Below is a window of Terriglobales bacterium DNA.
CCTAGTTAGCCAGAGCAGCGATTGTTTTCTGCGAGGACTCTTCATTGTCCACGTTCAGTCCCGTCTTCGATCTGTCGATCTGACGCAGGAGTCCGGTTAGCACCTTCCCTGGCCCCACTTCCACGAAGCGTTCCACACCGCTCCCAATAAGAAGCTGGATGGAGCGCACCCACTGCACGGCTCCAGTCACCTGACGGATAAGAGCGTCGCGAGCCACATCGCCACCCTTCACAAACTTTGCATCGACGTTTGTGGCGACGGGAACGGCTGGCGTCCCGAAGTGCAGATTGCGAAGATCCTGGGCAAGCCGGTCCTGCGCCGGTTGCATGAGCGAGCAATGGAAGGGAGCGC
It encodes the following:
- a CDS encoding ACP S-malonyltransferase, with protein sequence PANINSPDQIVISGSKAAVERAAELAKQKGAKRAVMLPVSAPFHCSLMQPAQDRLAQDLRNLHFGTPAVPVATNVDAKFVKGGDVARDALIRQVTGAVQWVRSIQLLIGSGVERFVEVGPGKVLTGLLRQIDRSKTGLNVDNEESSQKTIAALAN